From a single Anoplolepis gracilipes chromosome 3, ASM4749672v1, whole genome shotgun sequence genomic region:
- the LOC140663430 gene encoding GTPase-activating Rap/Ran-GAP domain-like protein 3 isoform X3 gives MLPQIEQDGADNGRRFRVENGDSPGEKEEMFGSPSTPILENPEYQTRWYFKYFLGKLHQNYIASDQERNPLFLSVVTSEVGDQCVPHYRVILWRRTGAQKISLPYSANKTMTIRQILSNFFGLEKLDKVPREVFTPELQKDLLLLEEQEGSVNFKFGVIYAREGQTTDDEMLSNERGSPGFETFLEILGERIRLKGWDKYRGGLDVKGDMTGKESYYTVYAGHEVMYHVSTMLPYSKDNPQQLERKRHIGNDIVNIIYTDDPSAVDTFNPNCIRSQFTHVFAVVTTEADGKGWRVAIFCDENVPLFGPSLPCPPVFQDPYNLREFLLVKLINGEKATFDTPTFSRKRERTLDALLRDMYQEHSQESKSNSMLNRRALSDVVEAPGRRREETRAVEMVRVGQALKLEAIMRGLAPTSLATVGPLKPRPWEPRCIYPDFPYDVVCGDVWLENRLILASENGTFLIEDGLSHRLIFDESVQIKQLDVVEQHGILLFRASDKGKENSVYVFRLREFESDASARCAELFNDRDNEETQEKEENDVGDDEDGEDDEDDCDENDAEECDNFSRATIRFPVTRSRARGRVRAPAVRSRAHIKERKLRRTRGCHLYSITRPGGSHLRMCVVVGRRLMVLQWKHNAAWTIWCSSADTDTVDGFLPLKEFTASETPTLVTMIESTDPTNEWTLCCGARHHFELISASGVSRVVHMEATPKPHLVAALDLREDEEPELLLCYNNTCHFQKLMEENAAPTEFDFNWNSVPITVACAFPYVIAFTSDTMEIRLIINGNLVHTIAMPNISLITSKRDIFFATTAPEFFPGKCERIRLDSKPLEKDEMPCSPPPTAQSSSSRSTLQNSQGDWKPIRIYRIPLQTLSRNTGSNCSQRRCPSPAEPEIVSAPPTTDRTFLNVEPHRAFSRSCSSSPTPTPTTNLPSSCSK, from the exons Atg tTGCCGCAGATCGAGCAAGACGGCGCCGACAATGGCAGAAGATTTCGAGTGGAGAACGGGGACTCCCCTGGGGAAAAAGAAGAG ATGTTCGGTTCGCCGAGTACGCCGATATTAGAAAACCCGGAGTACCAAACGCGTTGGTACTTCAAATACTTTCTGGGCAAAC TGCATCAAAATTACATCGCCTCCGATCAAGAGAGAaatcctctctttctctcggtaGTCACGAGCGAAGTCGGTGATCAATGTGTACCGCACTACAGAGTTATTTTATGGAGGCGAACT GGCGCGCAGAAAATATCGTTACCATATTCGGCGAACAAGACAATGACTATCAGACAAATTCTCAG TAACTTTTTTGGTCTGGAGAAACTCGATAAGGTGCCACGAGAAGTTTTCACGCCTGAACTTCAAAAG GATCTGTTACTGCTGGAGGAACAAGAAGGCTCGGTGAACTTCAAGTTTGGCGTAATTTACGCGAGAGAAGGTCAGACCACCGACGACGAGATGTTGTCTAACG AAAGAGGTAGTCCGGGTTTCGAGACCTTCCTGGAGATCCTGGGTGAGCGAATACGGCTCAAAGGCTGGGACAAATACAGGGGTGGCTTGGATGTGAAAG GAGATATGACCGGCAAGGAAAGTTACTACACGGTTTATGCAGGTCACGAAGTTATGTATCACGTTAGCACAATGTTACCATATTCAAAAGACAATCCACAGCAGTTAGAGAGGAAAAGACACATTGGCAACGATATCGTTAACATCATCTACACGGATGACCCGTCAGCCGTAGATACATTCAATCCGAACTGCATAAGAAGCCAATTTACCC ATGTATTTGCCGTGGTGACAACTGAGGCAGACGGCAAGGGGTGGCGGGTTGCTATTTTCTGCGACGAGAACGTACCCCTATTCGGCCCGAGTCTACCCTGCCCGCCGGTATTCCAGGACCCGTATAATCTTCGAGAATTTCTTCTCGTTAAATTGATCAACGGCGAGAAGGCTACATTCGATACCCCAACATTCTCcagaaaaagggagagaacTCTCGACGCCCTATTGCGAGATATGTACCAGGAACACTCACAGGAGAGCAAGAGCAAC AGCATGCTAAATCGGCGAGCACTCTCAGACGTCGTCGAAGCACCAGGTCGACGCCGGGAGGAGACACGTGCCGTCGaaatggtacgagtcggacAAGCCCTGAAACTGGAAGCTATTATGCGCGGTCTCGCGCCTACCTCTCTCGCCACCGTCGGTCCCCTGAAGCCCCGACCATGGGAGCCGAGATGCATTTATCCAGATTTTCCCTATGACGTCGTTTGCGGTGATGTCTGGTTGGAAAACAGATTGATCCTCGCCTCGGAGAACGGAACGTTTCTCATCGAAG ACGGACTCTCGCACAGATTGATCTTTGACGAGTCGGTGCAGATCAAGCAGCTGGACGTGGTCGAGCAGCACGGGATACTCTTGTTCCGTGCCAGCGACAAGGGTAAGGAAAACAGTGTGTACGTTTTCCGGTTACGCGAGTTCGAGAGCGACGCGTCCGCGAGATGCGCCGAGTTATTCAACGATCGCGACAACGAGGAAACGCAAGAGAAGGAGGAGAACGACGTCGGGGACGACGAGGACGGTGAGGACGACGAGGATGACTGTGATGAGAACGACGCCGAAGAATGCGACAATTTCAGCCGTGCCACCATCCGGTTTCCGGTGACGCGTTCGCGGGCGCGCGGGCGCGTTCGCGCCCCGGCTGTCAGAAGCCGGGCTCATATCAAGGAGAGGAAACTACGACGTACGCGAGGATGTCACTTGTACAGCATTACCAGACCCGGAGGCTCACACTTACGCATG TGCGTAGTCGTTGGCCGCCGACTGATGGTCCTTCAGTGGAAGCACAACGCGGCCTGGACTATCTGGTGCTCGTCAGCCGATACCGACACCGTTGATGGTTTCTTgccattaaaagaatttaccgCAAGCGAGACACCCACGTTGGTGACAATGATCGAGAGCACCGATCCGACTAACGAGTGGACCTTGTGCTGCGGCGCCCGCCATCACTTTGAATTGATTTCCGCGAGCGGAGTTTCGAGGGTCGTTCATATGGAGGCAACTCCTAAACCGCATTTGGTGGCAGCGTTGGATCTTCGCGAAGACGAGGAGCCGGAACTCTTACTTTGTTACAACA atacatGTCACTTTCAAAAATTGATGGAAGAGAACGCTGCACCGACCGAGTTTGATTTCAATTGGAATTCGGTGCCGATAACCGTAG CATGTGCCTTTCCATACGTGATCGCCTTCACTAGTGACACGATGGAGATTCGACTGATAATTAACGGCAATTTGGTTCACACGATCGCTATGCCAAATATCAGCTTGATTACTTCGAAGCGGGATATATTCTTTGCGACCACGGCTCCGGAATTCTTTCCAGGAAAATGCGAACGAATTCGATTGGACTCGAAACCTCTCGAGAAGGATGAGATGCCGTGTAGTCCACCGCCCACCGCGCAATCATCATCCTCTCGATCGACTCTCCAAA ATAGCCAGGGCGATTGGAAACCGATAAGAATCTATCGAATACCCCTGCAAACGCTGTCGAGAAACACAGGGTCCAACTGCAGTCAACGGAGATGTCCGAGTCCCGCGGAACCGGAGATCGTCTCCGCACCGCCCACCACGGACCGCACCTTCCTCAACGTTGAACCTCACCGTGCGTTCAGCAGATCCTGCAGCAGCAGTCCTACACCTACACCGACCACGAATTTGCCGTCGTCATGTAGCAAATAG
- the LOC140663430 gene encoding GTPase-activating Rap/Ran-GAP domain-like protein 3 isoform X2, protein MSSLRRTINQPAREGTSMRRHALSGPTTKSMKNVANTNAVPASPLRYRTKYELRSISLEGNKVLPWTTRSTTDAVARRGVLSRRCYGSVEMLPQIEQDGADNGRRFRVENGDSPGEKEEMFGSPSTPILENPEYQTRWYFKYFLGKLHQNYIASDQERNPLFLSVVTSEVGDQCVPHYRVILWRRTGAQKISLPYSANKTMTIRQILSNFFGLEKLDKVPREVFTPELQKDLLLLEEQEGSVNFKFGVIYAREGQTTDDEMLSNERGSPGFETFLEILGERIRLKGWDKYRGGLDVKGDMTGKESYYTVYAGHEVMYHVSTMLPYSKDNPQQLERKRHIGNDIVNIIYTDDPSAVDTFNPNCIRSQFTHVFAVVTTEADGKGWRVAIFCDENVPLFGPSLPCPPVFQDPYNLREFLLVKLINGEKATFDTPTFSRKRERTLDALLRDMYQEHSQESKSNSMLNRRALSDVVEAPGRRREETRAVEMVRVGQALKLEAIMRGLAPTSLATVGPLKPRPWEPRCIYPDFPYDVVCGDVWLENRLILASENGTFLIEDGLSHRLIFDESVQIKQLDVVEQHGILLFRASDKGKENSVYVFRLREFESDASARCAELFNDRDNEETQEKEENDVGDDEDGEDDEDDCDENDAEECDNFSRATIRFPVTRSRARGRVRAPAVRSRAHIKERKLRRTRGCHLYSITRPGGSHLRMCVVVGRRLMVLQWKHNAAWTIWCSSADTDTVDGFLPLKEFTASETPTLVTMIESTDPTNEWTLCCGARHHFELISASGVSRVVHMEATPKPHLVAALDLREDEEPELLLCYNNTCHFQKLMEENAAPTEFDFNWNSVPITVACAFPYVIAFTSDTMEIRLIINGNLVHTIAMPNISLITSKRDIFFATTAPEFFPGKCERIRLDSKPLEKDEMPCSPPPTAQSSSSRSTLQNSQGDWKPIRIYRIPLQTLSRNTGSNCSQRRCPSPAEPEIVSAPPTTDRTFLNVEPHRAFSRSCSSSPTPTPTTNLPSSCSK, encoded by the exons ATCCACCACAGATGCGGTAGCGAGACGAGGAGTCCTATCGAGACGATGTTACGGCAGTGTCGAAAtg tTGCCGCAGATCGAGCAAGACGGCGCCGACAATGGCAGAAGATTTCGAGTGGAGAACGGGGACTCCCCTGGGGAAAAAGAAGAG ATGTTCGGTTCGCCGAGTACGCCGATATTAGAAAACCCGGAGTACCAAACGCGTTGGTACTTCAAATACTTTCTGGGCAAAC TGCATCAAAATTACATCGCCTCCGATCAAGAGAGAaatcctctctttctctcggtaGTCACGAGCGAAGTCGGTGATCAATGTGTACCGCACTACAGAGTTATTTTATGGAGGCGAACT GGCGCGCAGAAAATATCGTTACCATATTCGGCGAACAAGACAATGACTATCAGACAAATTCTCAG TAACTTTTTTGGTCTGGAGAAACTCGATAAGGTGCCACGAGAAGTTTTCACGCCTGAACTTCAAAAG GATCTGTTACTGCTGGAGGAACAAGAAGGCTCGGTGAACTTCAAGTTTGGCGTAATTTACGCGAGAGAAGGTCAGACCACCGACGACGAGATGTTGTCTAACG AAAGAGGTAGTCCGGGTTTCGAGACCTTCCTGGAGATCCTGGGTGAGCGAATACGGCTCAAAGGCTGGGACAAATACAGGGGTGGCTTGGATGTGAAAG GAGATATGACCGGCAAGGAAAGTTACTACACGGTTTATGCAGGTCACGAAGTTATGTATCACGTTAGCACAATGTTACCATATTCAAAAGACAATCCACAGCAGTTAGAGAGGAAAAGACACATTGGCAACGATATCGTTAACATCATCTACACGGATGACCCGTCAGCCGTAGATACATTCAATCCGAACTGCATAAGAAGCCAATTTACCC ATGTATTTGCCGTGGTGACAACTGAGGCAGACGGCAAGGGGTGGCGGGTTGCTATTTTCTGCGACGAGAACGTACCCCTATTCGGCCCGAGTCTACCCTGCCCGCCGGTATTCCAGGACCCGTATAATCTTCGAGAATTTCTTCTCGTTAAATTGATCAACGGCGAGAAGGCTACATTCGATACCCCAACATTCTCcagaaaaagggagagaacTCTCGACGCCCTATTGCGAGATATGTACCAGGAACACTCACAGGAGAGCAAGAGCAAC AGCATGCTAAATCGGCGAGCACTCTCAGACGTCGTCGAAGCACCAGGTCGACGCCGGGAGGAGACACGTGCCGTCGaaatggtacgagtcggacAAGCCCTGAAACTGGAAGCTATTATGCGCGGTCTCGCGCCTACCTCTCTCGCCACCGTCGGTCCCCTGAAGCCCCGACCATGGGAGCCGAGATGCATTTATCCAGATTTTCCCTATGACGTCGTTTGCGGTGATGTCTGGTTGGAAAACAGATTGATCCTCGCCTCGGAGAACGGAACGTTTCTCATCGAAG ACGGACTCTCGCACAGATTGATCTTTGACGAGTCGGTGCAGATCAAGCAGCTGGACGTGGTCGAGCAGCACGGGATACTCTTGTTCCGTGCCAGCGACAAGGGTAAGGAAAACAGTGTGTACGTTTTCCGGTTACGCGAGTTCGAGAGCGACGCGTCCGCGAGATGCGCCGAGTTATTCAACGATCGCGACAACGAGGAAACGCAAGAGAAGGAGGAGAACGACGTCGGGGACGACGAGGACGGTGAGGACGACGAGGATGACTGTGATGAGAACGACGCCGAAGAATGCGACAATTTCAGCCGTGCCACCATCCGGTTTCCGGTGACGCGTTCGCGGGCGCGCGGGCGCGTTCGCGCCCCGGCTGTCAGAAGCCGGGCTCATATCAAGGAGAGGAAACTACGACGTACGCGAGGATGTCACTTGTACAGCATTACCAGACCCGGAGGCTCACACTTACGCATG TGCGTAGTCGTTGGCCGCCGACTGATGGTCCTTCAGTGGAAGCACAACGCGGCCTGGACTATCTGGTGCTCGTCAGCCGATACCGACACCGTTGATGGTTTCTTgccattaaaagaatttaccgCAAGCGAGACACCCACGTTGGTGACAATGATCGAGAGCACCGATCCGACTAACGAGTGGACCTTGTGCTGCGGCGCCCGCCATCACTTTGAATTGATTTCCGCGAGCGGAGTTTCGAGGGTCGTTCATATGGAGGCAACTCCTAAACCGCATTTGGTGGCAGCGTTGGATCTTCGCGAAGACGAGGAGCCGGAACTCTTACTTTGTTACAACA atacatGTCACTTTCAAAAATTGATGGAAGAGAACGCTGCACCGACCGAGTTTGATTTCAATTGGAATTCGGTGCCGATAACCGTAG CATGTGCCTTTCCATACGTGATCGCCTTCACTAGTGACACGATGGAGATTCGACTGATAATTAACGGCAATTTGGTTCACACGATCGCTATGCCAAATATCAGCTTGATTACTTCGAAGCGGGATATATTCTTTGCGACCACGGCTCCGGAATTCTTTCCAGGAAAATGCGAACGAATTCGATTGGACTCGAAACCTCTCGAGAAGGATGAGATGCCGTGTAGTCCACCGCCCACCGCGCAATCATCATCCTCTCGATCGACTCTCCAAA ATAGCCAGGGCGATTGGAAACCGATAAGAATCTATCGAATACCCCTGCAAACGCTGTCGAGAAACACAGGGTCCAACTGCAGTCAACGGAGATGTCCGAGTCCCGCGGAACCGGAGATCGTCTCCGCACCGCCCACCACGGACCGCACCTTCCTCAACGTTGAACCTCACCGTGCGTTCAGCAGATCCTGCAGCAGCAGTCCTACACCTACACCGACCACGAATTTGCCGTCGTCATGTAGCAAATAG
- the LOC140663430 gene encoding GTPase-activating Rap/Ran-GAP domain-like protein 3 isoform X1, producing MLCLDMKLVSRLRGTASSGTNTSPTHPATSTASLSSSSTEKNKSRKARRESGEVAVSITTSDSEEELLRPGSSVQEMIRRNRSRSVCVTTILPSSQLRQLHRRASHVSTTDAVARRGVLSRRCYGSVEMLPQIEQDGADNGRRFRVENGDSPGEKEEMFGSPSTPILENPEYQTRWYFKYFLGKLHQNYIASDQERNPLFLSVVTSEVGDQCVPHYRVILWRRTGAQKISLPYSANKTMTIRQILSNFFGLEKLDKVPREVFTPELQKDLLLLEEQEGSVNFKFGVIYAREGQTTDDEMLSNERGSPGFETFLEILGERIRLKGWDKYRGGLDVKGDMTGKESYYTVYAGHEVMYHVSTMLPYSKDNPQQLERKRHIGNDIVNIIYTDDPSAVDTFNPNCIRSQFTHVFAVVTTEADGKGWRVAIFCDENVPLFGPSLPCPPVFQDPYNLREFLLVKLINGEKATFDTPTFSRKRERTLDALLRDMYQEHSQESKSNSMLNRRALSDVVEAPGRRREETRAVEMVRVGQALKLEAIMRGLAPTSLATVGPLKPRPWEPRCIYPDFPYDVVCGDVWLENRLILASENGTFLIEDGLSHRLIFDESVQIKQLDVVEQHGILLFRASDKGKENSVYVFRLREFESDASARCAELFNDRDNEETQEKEENDVGDDEDGEDDEDDCDENDAEECDNFSRATIRFPVTRSRARGRVRAPAVRSRAHIKERKLRRTRGCHLYSITRPGGSHLRMCVVVGRRLMVLQWKHNAAWTIWCSSADTDTVDGFLPLKEFTASETPTLVTMIESTDPTNEWTLCCGARHHFELISASGVSRVVHMEATPKPHLVAALDLREDEEPELLLCYNNTCHFQKLMEENAAPTEFDFNWNSVPITVACAFPYVIAFTSDTMEIRLIINGNLVHTIAMPNISLITSKRDIFFATTAPEFFPGKCERIRLDSKPLEKDEMPCSPPPTAQSSSSRSTLQNSQGDWKPIRIYRIPLQTLSRNTGSNCSQRRCPSPAEPEIVSAPPTTDRTFLNVEPHRAFSRSCSSSPTPTPTTNLPSSCSK from the exons ATGCTATGCTTGGACATGAAGCTCGTTTCGCGGTTACGAGGGACTGCGTCCTCTGGTACTAATACATCACCGACGCATCCGGCGACGAGTACAGCCTCGCTGTCTTCCAGTTCTACGGAGAAGAATAAGTCTCGCAAGGCGAGACGTGAGAGCGGCGAAGTCGCCGTGTCTATTACAACCAGCGACAGCGAAGAGGAATTGTTGCGACCTGGTTCAAGTGTCCAGGAGATGATTCGCAGAAACAGATCTAGATCGGTGTGTGTGACGACGATCCTGCCATCCTCGCAGCTCAGGCAGCTGCATCGACGCGCCAGTCATGT ATCCACCACAGATGCGGTAGCGAGACGAGGAGTCCTATCGAGACGATGTTACGGCAGTGTCGAAAtg tTGCCGCAGATCGAGCAAGACGGCGCCGACAATGGCAGAAGATTTCGAGTGGAGAACGGGGACTCCCCTGGGGAAAAAGAAGAG ATGTTCGGTTCGCCGAGTACGCCGATATTAGAAAACCCGGAGTACCAAACGCGTTGGTACTTCAAATACTTTCTGGGCAAAC TGCATCAAAATTACATCGCCTCCGATCAAGAGAGAaatcctctctttctctcggtaGTCACGAGCGAAGTCGGTGATCAATGTGTACCGCACTACAGAGTTATTTTATGGAGGCGAACT GGCGCGCAGAAAATATCGTTACCATATTCGGCGAACAAGACAATGACTATCAGACAAATTCTCAG TAACTTTTTTGGTCTGGAGAAACTCGATAAGGTGCCACGAGAAGTTTTCACGCCTGAACTTCAAAAG GATCTGTTACTGCTGGAGGAACAAGAAGGCTCGGTGAACTTCAAGTTTGGCGTAATTTACGCGAGAGAAGGTCAGACCACCGACGACGAGATGTTGTCTAACG AAAGAGGTAGTCCGGGTTTCGAGACCTTCCTGGAGATCCTGGGTGAGCGAATACGGCTCAAAGGCTGGGACAAATACAGGGGTGGCTTGGATGTGAAAG GAGATATGACCGGCAAGGAAAGTTACTACACGGTTTATGCAGGTCACGAAGTTATGTATCACGTTAGCACAATGTTACCATATTCAAAAGACAATCCACAGCAGTTAGAGAGGAAAAGACACATTGGCAACGATATCGTTAACATCATCTACACGGATGACCCGTCAGCCGTAGATACATTCAATCCGAACTGCATAAGAAGCCAATTTACCC ATGTATTTGCCGTGGTGACAACTGAGGCAGACGGCAAGGGGTGGCGGGTTGCTATTTTCTGCGACGAGAACGTACCCCTATTCGGCCCGAGTCTACCCTGCCCGCCGGTATTCCAGGACCCGTATAATCTTCGAGAATTTCTTCTCGTTAAATTGATCAACGGCGAGAAGGCTACATTCGATACCCCAACATTCTCcagaaaaagggagagaacTCTCGACGCCCTATTGCGAGATATGTACCAGGAACACTCACAGGAGAGCAAGAGCAAC AGCATGCTAAATCGGCGAGCACTCTCAGACGTCGTCGAAGCACCAGGTCGACGCCGGGAGGAGACACGTGCCGTCGaaatggtacgagtcggacAAGCCCTGAAACTGGAAGCTATTATGCGCGGTCTCGCGCCTACCTCTCTCGCCACCGTCGGTCCCCTGAAGCCCCGACCATGGGAGCCGAGATGCATTTATCCAGATTTTCCCTATGACGTCGTTTGCGGTGATGTCTGGTTGGAAAACAGATTGATCCTCGCCTCGGAGAACGGAACGTTTCTCATCGAAG ACGGACTCTCGCACAGATTGATCTTTGACGAGTCGGTGCAGATCAAGCAGCTGGACGTGGTCGAGCAGCACGGGATACTCTTGTTCCGTGCCAGCGACAAGGGTAAGGAAAACAGTGTGTACGTTTTCCGGTTACGCGAGTTCGAGAGCGACGCGTCCGCGAGATGCGCCGAGTTATTCAACGATCGCGACAACGAGGAAACGCAAGAGAAGGAGGAGAACGACGTCGGGGACGACGAGGACGGTGAGGACGACGAGGATGACTGTGATGAGAACGACGCCGAAGAATGCGACAATTTCAGCCGTGCCACCATCCGGTTTCCGGTGACGCGTTCGCGGGCGCGCGGGCGCGTTCGCGCCCCGGCTGTCAGAAGCCGGGCTCATATCAAGGAGAGGAAACTACGACGTACGCGAGGATGTCACTTGTACAGCATTACCAGACCCGGAGGCTCACACTTACGCATG TGCGTAGTCGTTGGCCGCCGACTGATGGTCCTTCAGTGGAAGCACAACGCGGCCTGGACTATCTGGTGCTCGTCAGCCGATACCGACACCGTTGATGGTTTCTTgccattaaaagaatttaccgCAAGCGAGACACCCACGTTGGTGACAATGATCGAGAGCACCGATCCGACTAACGAGTGGACCTTGTGCTGCGGCGCCCGCCATCACTTTGAATTGATTTCCGCGAGCGGAGTTTCGAGGGTCGTTCATATGGAGGCAACTCCTAAACCGCATTTGGTGGCAGCGTTGGATCTTCGCGAAGACGAGGAGCCGGAACTCTTACTTTGTTACAACA atacatGTCACTTTCAAAAATTGATGGAAGAGAACGCTGCACCGACCGAGTTTGATTTCAATTGGAATTCGGTGCCGATAACCGTAG CATGTGCCTTTCCATACGTGATCGCCTTCACTAGTGACACGATGGAGATTCGACTGATAATTAACGGCAATTTGGTTCACACGATCGCTATGCCAAATATCAGCTTGATTACTTCGAAGCGGGATATATTCTTTGCGACCACGGCTCCGGAATTCTTTCCAGGAAAATGCGAACGAATTCGATTGGACTCGAAACCTCTCGAGAAGGATGAGATGCCGTGTAGTCCACCGCCCACCGCGCAATCATCATCCTCTCGATCGACTCTCCAAA ATAGCCAGGGCGATTGGAAACCGATAAGAATCTATCGAATACCCCTGCAAACGCTGTCGAGAAACACAGGGTCCAACTGCAGTCAACGGAGATGTCCGAGTCCCGCGGAACCGGAGATCGTCTCCGCACCGCCCACCACGGACCGCACCTTCCTCAACGTTGAACCTCACCGTGCGTTCAGCAGATCCTGCAGCAGCAGTCCTACACCTACACCGACCACGAATTTGCCGTCGTCATGTAGCAAATAG